A window of the Armatimonadota bacterium genome harbors these coding sequences:
- a CDS encoding polysaccharide deacetylase family protein, translating to MSRLVFAEPVSIPIRTYMQTVTLTFASEQDAREAMGAHEETLRFAQVYDDRRWALSARWDDNQPNSLNMREHMAKFGLKGTFYLNKTDDQGRYGRDFALRLMQDGFSIGGHTQSHPKLPEVAPNVAFWEIMANRIEREAQVDGPMNSFAFPFGQYKSDANPLAFEATTLALQRSGYHHSVYLDFARKNPFLAEGEFSTVLQVVPGDRVVDADTFRERLNKVFQFESAYAQSSRCISLGVHAWQPAEELNKLDTLLAELSGKSDWWYCNQNEYAAYHRQVRSARLEPVPGAQDGRVRRFILHRPEPAELGDNVPLTWVIKDVGLVSCVVDGRPVAVRQADGRCVVNLPHSQGHGVPTRVDHVTSPADPDQFATPAEFPGLAVRLNPQPEDSRVTLSLKTNPDTPLGNVRVTFRLPMQYREGVLAADPGDVVAGTTVVAQADLPPVREDPAWSQGAPYWVAEVDFVSLQGPGRIFVTIGP from the coding sequence ATGTCCAGGCTAGTCTTCGCCGAACCCGTGAGCATTCCTATCCGAACCTACATGCAGACGGTAACCCTGACTTTCGCCTCCGAGCAGGACGCCCGGGAAGCAATGGGCGCGCACGAGGAGACGCTGCGATTCGCGCAGGTCTATGACGACCGCAGATGGGCGCTGTCGGCGCGATGGGACGACAACCAGCCCAATAGCCTGAACATGCGCGAACACATGGCGAAGTTCGGCCTCAAGGGCACCTTCTATCTGAACAAGACCGATGATCAGGGCCGGTACGGGAGGGACTTTGCCCTGCGGCTCATGCAGGACGGGTTCTCCATCGGCGGGCATACCCAGAGCCACCCGAAGCTGCCGGAAGTGGCGCCCAATGTGGCGTTCTGGGAGATCATGGCCAACCGCATCGAGCGCGAAGCGCAGGTCGACGGGCCCATGAACTCCTTCGCTTTCCCCTTCGGCCAGTACAAGAGCGACGCGAACCCGCTGGCATTCGAAGCAACCACGCTGGCGCTGCAGCGCTCGGGCTACCACCACAGCGTGTATCTCGACTTCGCCCGGAAGAACCCCTTCCTGGCTGAGGGTGAGTTCTCCACGGTCCTGCAGGTCGTTCCGGGCGACCGGGTGGTGGATGCCGACACCTTTCGCGAGCGCCTGAATAAGGTCTTCCAGTTCGAGAGCGCCTACGCGCAGTCGTCCCGGTGCATATCGCTGGGTGTCCACGCCTGGCAGCCGGCTGAAGAGTTGAACAAGCTGGATACGCTTCTGGCTGAACTGAGTGGAAAATCCGACTGGTGGTACTGCAATCAGAACGAATATGCCGCCTATCACCGCCAGGTACGCAGTGCGCGGCTTGAGCCGGTTCCAGGAGCTCAGGACGGGCGGGTGCGACGGTTCATCCTGCACCGCCCGGAGCCGGCGGAACTGGGCGACAATGTGCCGCTAACGTGGGTGATCAAGGACGTTGGGTTGGTCAGTTGCGTCGTGGACGGCCGGCCCGTGGCAGTCCGTCAAGCTGACGGACGGTGCGTGGTGAACCTGCCCCATTCCCAGGGCCACGGTGTGCCAACTCGGGTGGACCACGTGACAAGCCCGGCGGATCCCGATCAGTTCGCTACACCCGCAGAATTCCCAGGTCTCGCGGTGCGTCTCAACCCGCAGCCCGAGGACAGCCGGGTTACTCTTTCCCTGAAAACGAACCCGGACACCCCCCTTGGGAATGTCCGCGTAACCTTCCGTCTGCCTATGCAGTACCGCGAGGGCGTGCTTGCCGCCGACCCGGGGGACGTGGTGGCGGGAACAACCGTCGTCGCGCAGGCTGACCTGCCGCCGGTTCGTGAGGACCCGGCGTGGAGCCAAGGAGCGCCTTACTGGGTGGCCGAGGTGGACTTCGTATCGCTGCAAGGCCCCGGCCGCATCTTCGTCACCATCGGCCCTTGA
- a CDS encoding alpha-L-fucosidase: protein MRRVNIIAVLACFAGLLISPTKADPMNPNTDWFQKAGCGVFVHYLVGLQNSAGSLHSFGKETSWDECVREFDTERFADTMAEVGAGYVIFTMLQVTRHLIAPNATFDEITGYKPGEACATRDLVEDLYASLRKRGIPLMLYWTGDGPRADPQGAKAFGWQQPVTMEFVEKWASVAREYGERYGDKVVGWWVDGAYPFIGYDDEKLAVFADALKAGNPNRIIAFNRGVDPVVMSYTKHEDYTCGEQNSFFDMPSSRWLDGEQWHILSFLGPSWGQPGTKYSKQELADYVFEVVRRGGVVSIDVMLFRDGSLDQSQIEMLKAVRRELNTGVAKPPIPPGNIAYRKQSLLLSLDGTHELLVNGGTAFPRLGVDGNLRTVALAGGEWPWTYEVDLVDTVPVRRIKITFGSGYATQFDFQLSADRRNWQTVAAKSDHDGSPFEATFEPVTARYVRVRSIKPDGPNQPGAQMSVAELEVYQ, encoded by the coding sequence ATGCGTCGCGTCAACATCATCGCTGTCCTCGCCTGCTTTGCCGGACTGCTCATCTCACCCACAAAGGCTGATCCCATGAACCCGAACACCGACTGGTTCCAGAAGGCAGGCTGTGGGGTGTTCGTTCACTATCTCGTGGGCCTGCAGAATAGCGCCGGCTCCCTGCACAGCTTCGGCAAGGAGACATCGTGGGACGAGTGCGTGCGCGAGTTCGACACCGAGCGCTTCGCCGACACAATGGCCGAAGTCGGCGCGGGATACGTGATCTTCACGATGCTTCAGGTCACGCGCCACCTGATCGCCCCGAACGCCACCTTCGATGAGATCACCGGCTACAAGCCGGGAGAGGCATGCGCCACCCGGGACCTGGTGGAGGATCTCTACGCCTCTCTGCGCAAGCGCGGGATCCCGCTGATGCTCTACTGGACCGGTGACGGGCCGCGAGCCGATCCGCAGGGCGCGAAGGCTTTCGGCTGGCAGCAGCCGGTCACCATGGAGTTCGTCGAGAAATGGGCCAGTGTAGCGCGCGAGTACGGCGAGCGCTACGGAGACAAGGTAGTGGGCTGGTGGGTGGACGGCGCGTATCCCTTCATCGGGTATGACGACGAGAAGCTGGCGGTCTTCGCGGACGCACTCAAGGCCGGCAATCCCAACCGGATCATCGCCTTCAACCGCGGCGTGGACCCGGTCGTCATGTCTTATACGAAGCATGAGGACTACACCTGCGGCGAGCAGAACTCCTTCTTCGACATGCCCTCAAGCCGCTGGTTGGACGGCGAACAGTGGCATATTCTGTCCTTCCTCGGCCCAAGCTGGGGCCAGCCGGGAACCAAGTACTCCAAGCAGGAACTGGCGGACTATGTGTTCGAGGTGGTGCGGCGCGGCGGCGTGGTGTCCATTGATGTCATGCTGTTCCGCGACGGCTCGCTGGACCAGTCGCAGATCGAAATGCTCAAGGCTGTGCGCCGCGAACTGAACACCGGTGTCGCCAAGCCGCCGATCCCGCCCGGAAATATTGCATACCGCAAGCAGTCGCTGCTGCTGAGTCTCGACGGGACCCATGAACTGCTTGTGAACGGCGGCACAGCCTTCCCGCGTCTGGGCGTGGACGGCAACTTGCGCACGGTAGCCCTCGCAGGCGGCGAATGGCCCTGGACATACGAAGTCGACCTTGTGGACACCGTCCCCGTTCGCCGGATCAAAATCACTTTCGGTAGTGGGTACGCCACACAGTTCGACTTCCAGCTGTCCGCGGACCGGCGAAACTGGCAGACCGTTGCTGCGAAATCCGATCACGACGGCTCGCCATTCGAAGCCACCTTCGAGCCGGTTACCGCGCGCTACGTCCGCGTGCGCTCCATCAAGCCAGACGGCCCCAACCAGCCCGGAGCGCAGATGTCCGTCGCCGAACTGGAGGTCTACCAGTGA
- a CDS encoding exo-alpha-sialidase has translation MTIALLITLATVVWAAPTIEFRNADVSFPDDHTVRITASAAGEGVDVQSYGLRTLTKGGVNLPGLRQRGDFAFLALAADDDPDWYLLLDNRRGDLDPADGSVTAEMDISNWPDGDYRFMFFACNRPGEGAYIQDTRILRVVVRDGKVVQPDTGFLENLKLRITDFSIEPATVKSGEPVVVRVGIETKGVDDVWFVLTVPYTVGPEECPPGFEWVSAEKLAYLVPGEPHAIKDNGPLDEDSETGSWAVRIPTDGWLPGVWNLTAVVAAAFAPRDLKDYRDFAVTVSPDQPKFACSLEHDQFLRSGTHFDTFCRLTDGTVLAYDCITKDGGVTWQHEPGRASPPMATQLRDGRIIGLAARTAPIEGRDGWFRGALFVSEDGGRTQVQSACDVHVPNATSGIGHSFAPGPIFWGQPVEMPEGHLLMTMYGWFKGDESPVPGQPGSFRYRTWLMRSDDTGRTWEIVTTVGYDPAIGTEGYCEPVMRLLPNGELLCLLRTGGNNRGYHQDNPLCVSRSTDGGLTWSEPERTGFEGVDPDLCVMSDGTLVCSTGRPGAWLLFSTDNGHTWSDAVSIDAERYSGYTAVCEVEPGVLLVGYGAMDRLNPETGKRENHLRTVRVRVERLAGAPRN, from the coding sequence ATGACCATCGCACTGCTGATCACTCTTGCCACGGTCGTATGGGCGGCGCCAACCATCGAGTTTCGTAACGCGGATGTCAGCTTCCCGGATGACCATACGGTGCGGATCACAGCATCAGCCGCGGGAGAGGGGGTGGATGTCCAGAGTTACGGCCTGCGGACGTTGACCAAAGGGGGAGTGAACCTCCCGGGCTTGCGACAGCGGGGGGACTTCGCATTTCTCGCCCTGGCGGCGGACGACGACCCGGACTGGTATCTTCTACTGGACAACCGGCGCGGGGATCTTGATCCCGCTGATGGCTCCGTGACGGCGGAGATGGACATCTCCAACTGGCCTGACGGGGATTACCGCTTCATGTTCTTCGCCTGCAATCGGCCCGGCGAGGGCGCCTACATCCAGGATACGCGCATCCTGCGGGTTGTGGTGCGTGACGGCAAAGTTGTGCAGCCGGACACGGGGTTCCTGGAGAATCTGAAGCTACGGATCACTGACTTCAGCATCGAACCTGCCACCGTGAAGAGCGGCGAGCCGGTCGTGGTCCGCGTGGGCATTGAGACGAAGGGCGTGGATGACGTCTGGTTCGTGCTCACCGTACCGTACACCGTTGGGCCAGAGGAGTGCCCGCCCGGCTTCGAGTGGGTTTCGGCCGAGAAGCTGGCGTATCTCGTGCCCGGTGAGCCCCACGCGATCAAGGACAACGGGCCGTTGGATGAGGACTCCGAAACGGGCTCCTGGGCTGTGCGTATTCCCACGGACGGCTGGTTGCCCGGCGTGTGGAATCTCACGGCGGTGGTTGCTGCGGCTTTCGCTCCGCGCGACCTCAAGGACTACCGAGACTTCGCGGTCACCGTCTCCCCGGATCAGCCGAAGTTCGCCTGCAGCCTTGAACACGACCAGTTCCTGCGGTCAGGCACGCATTTTGACACCTTCTGCCGCCTTACGGATGGCACTGTGCTCGCATATGACTGCATCACGAAGGACGGCGGAGTCACCTGGCAGCACGAGCCGGGACGCGCGAGTCCCCCGATGGCCACGCAGCTGCGTGACGGGCGAATCATCGGCCTGGCAGCCCGTACCGCGCCCATCGAAGGGCGAGACGGCTGGTTCCGCGGGGCGCTCTTCGTATCTGAGGACGGCGGCAGGACCCAGGTGCAGAGCGCCTGTGACGTTCACGTGCCCAATGCGACCAGCGGAATAGGGCACTCATTCGCGCCTGGCCCGATCTTCTGGGGCCAGCCGGTGGAGATGCCTGAAGGTCACCTGCTGATGACTATGTACGGCTGGTTCAAGGGCGACGAATCGCCGGTTCCTGGGCAGCCCGGTTCCTTCCGCTACCGGACCTGGCTCATGCGCTCCGACGACACCGGCAGGACCTGGGAAATCGTTACCACCGTGGGGTATGACCCGGCAATCGGCACCGAGGGTTACTGCGAGCCTGTCATGCGCCTCCTGCCCAACGGCGAATTGCTCTGCCTGCTGCGAACCGGCGGCAACAACCGCGGGTACCACCAGGACAATCCCCTGTGTGTCTCACGGTCAACGGATGGAGGGCTGACATGGAGCGAGCCTGAGCGCACGGGCTTCGAGGGAGTGGACCCGGACCTGTGTGTGATGTCGGACGGGACGTTGGTGTGCAGCACCGGCAGGCCCGGAGCTTGGCTGCTTTTCAGCACTGACAACGGCCATACCTGGTCGGACGCGGTGAGCATCGACGCCGAGCGCTATTCGGGCTACACGGCTGTGTGCGAGGTCGAGCCCGGCGTGCTGCTCGTGGGGTATGGGGCGATGGATCGCCTAAACCCGGAGACGGGCAAGCGAGAGAACCACCTTCGCACCGTGCGGGTGCGAGTTGAAAGGCTGGCCGGTGCGCCACGCAACTGA
- a CDS encoding class I SAM-dependent methyltransferase, which yields MTALPETILQFLQCPKDGGVLSDGSSALLCATCGAMYPLRDGIADFGDLVRGEEEQTLLEYYENEHPGCNLRLTSWKVEQLAALLGGAGAQSVLDVGCGMGEIARSAAELTHARCLVGVDWSGPILRAGAANPVPEGLQAGWLRANALCLPIRDDAFDLMLAVDIVEHVVEPDRLFAEARRVARRLFVKIPLGGRLRPWRENFGHIHRFSLSDCRKLLDNAGWRITGERFPSQPVFPLADRGALYNTYYVARRTLNQRLRRIFGNPRWYCALAERA from the coding sequence GTGACAGCACTGCCTGAGACAATCCTGCAATTCCTACAATGCCCGAAGGACGGCGGCGTGCTCTCCGACGGCAGCAGCGCCCTGCTATGCGCCACATGCGGGGCAATGTACCCACTGCGCGATGGCATCGCGGATTTCGGTGACCTTGTTCGTGGCGAGGAGGAACAGACGCTTCTCGAGTACTACGAGAACGAACACCCGGGCTGCAATCTGCGCCTGACTTCCTGGAAGGTGGAGCAACTCGCGGCGCTTCTCGGCGGCGCCGGTGCGCAGTCAGTGCTGGACGTGGGCTGCGGGATGGGGGAGATCGCGCGGTCTGCGGCGGAGCTCACCCACGCCCGGTGTCTCGTCGGCGTGGACTGGTCGGGGCCGATTCTGCGCGCCGGGGCGGCGAATCCCGTTCCGGAAGGGCTCCAGGCCGGTTGGTTGCGGGCCAATGCCTTGTGTCTGCCGATTCGTGACGATGCCTTCGACCTCATGCTGGCCGTGGATATCGTCGAACACGTGGTGGAGCCCGACCGGCTTTTCGCCGAAGCCCGGCGCGTCGCCCGAAGGCTGTTCGTGAAGATCCCCCTCGGTGGAAGACTGCGGCCGTGGCGCGAGAACTTCGGCCATATCCACCGTTTCAGCCTGAGCGACTGTCGCAAGCTGCTGGATAATGCCGGCTGGAGGATCACGGGAGAAAGGTTCCCATCGCAGCCGGTCTTTCCGCTCGCGGACCGAGGGGCGTTGTACAACACCTACTACGTGGCCCGGCGCACTCTCAACCAGAGGTTGCGGCGGATATTCGGAAACCCGCGCTGGTACTGTGCTCTCGCGGAAAGAGCATGA
- a CDS encoding exo-alpha-sialidase codes for MHGRIIAMALALPVAVIWAPAGAQDLPRPVKLTLKESSERANPSLMYATYLKPTGLEMVRLGGYSPDNGVTWETWADSPAFDANLPHGYRRESFPIFVDWSNGNIVRVVPSMDTPGLDPKIVEPPVALETYYLRYRVSTDGGRTYLFDDQIIQRGYTSDNPFQGVFYGKNGIFMGDVGSQLIRTRAGKIIIPAQACKLGPDGRLWSPGGGFTYTDVIMVIGTWTENNRLDWEIGRPIEADPTRSTRGMIEPTVAEMPDGRLLCVMRGSNGGAKDPEYKIPGYRWFSVSEDGGYTWTAPQPWTYDDGQAFHSPSSMSQLLKHSSGRYFWLGNICETNPRGNDPRYPLVIGEVDPETLCLIRDSVLVVDTKKPEESGLNLSHWWAFEDRPSGDIIISGARYAPGYTASTPWQWRVGVGE; via the coding sequence ATGCACGGGCGTATCATCGCAATGGCACTGGCGCTACCTGTCGCAGTCATCTGGGCCCCCGCTGGAGCCCAGGACTTGCCACGGCCTGTGAAGCTCACACTGAAAGAAAGCAGCGAGCGTGCGAACCCGTCGCTCATGTACGCGACGTACCTGAAGCCCACCGGGCTGGAGATGGTGCGCCTTGGAGGGTACTCGCCGGACAATGGCGTCACCTGGGAGACCTGGGCGGACAGCCCGGCTTTCGACGCCAACCTGCCCCACGGCTACCGCCGCGAGAGCTTCCCGATTTTCGTGGACTGGTCCAACGGGAACATCGTGCGCGTGGTGCCCTCGATGGACACTCCCGGACTGGACCCGAAAATCGTTGAGCCGCCCGTCGCCCTTGAGACCTATTACCTGCGCTACCGGGTGTCCACCGACGGCGGCCGGACGTACCTGTTCGATGACCAGATCATCCAGAGGGGTTACACGTCTGATAACCCGTTTCAGGGTGTCTTCTACGGCAAGAACGGCATTTTCATGGGTGATGTGGGCTCCCAACTCATCCGCACCCGCGCCGGGAAGATCATCATTCCCGCACAGGCGTGCAAGCTCGGGCCGGACGGGAGGCTCTGGTCCCCCGGGGGAGGGTTCACGTATACCGACGTGATCATGGTCATAGGCACCTGGACCGAGAACAACCGCCTGGACTGGGAGATCGGTCGCCCTATCGAAGCTGACCCCACACGTTCCACGCGGGGGATGATCGAGCCCACTGTGGCTGAGATGCCCGACGGTCGCTTGCTTTGCGTCATGCGTGGGAGCAACGGCGGCGCGAAGGACCCGGAGTACAAGATCCCGGGCTACCGTTGGTTCTCGGTCTCCGAAGACGGCGGCTACACTTGGACCGCGCCCCAGCCCTGGACCTACGACGACGGTCAGGCCTTCCATTCGCCTTCCAGCATGTCCCAGTTGCTGAAGCATTCAAGCGGCCGGTACTTCTGGCTCGGGAATATCTGCGAGACCAACCCTCGAGGCAATGACCCGCGCTACCCGCTGGTCATCGGCGAAGTGGACCCGGAGACCCTCTGTCTCATCCGCGACAGCGTGCTGGTGGTGGACACGAAGAAGCCTGAAGAGAGTGGGCTGAACCTGTCCCACTGGTGGGCCTTCGAGGATCGGCCCAGCGGGGACATCATCATCAGCGGGGCGCGTTACGCCCCGGGCTACACCGCGAGCACGCCCTGGCAATGGCGGGTGGGAGTGGGGGAGTAG
- a CDS encoding Gfo/Idh/MocA family oxidoreductase: MDKVRIGVVGGAAGIGLGSHLPAIDALTQAELVAVCDVNEEGLREVSARYGVATYTDLDSMLSRDDIDLLDIASPDHLHASHTIAAAKAGKHVLCEKPMALSLDDARAMKEAVAAQGVKFMVAQCMRWLPECISFKEACGRIGPAVFGVYHVKGRFYSYPANSPYRKKNSLGQFVHNGMHYVDFLSWCMDSLPARVHARSLSHYPTEDRLETDNYLLAMVTMESGATALYELNLLLIDPPGYPGETWWSVIGTQGTADWGRKGSRNLEMFSRTGMSHPRPGVAGTDRDSFRGEIGHMCDCIIRDEPPCIPIDWSIRVLATCLGAVESAETGNVVELA, from the coding sequence ATGGATAAGGTCAGAATCGGCGTTGTAGGTGGCGCCGCCGGGATCGGCCTGGGGAGCCATCTCCCGGCAATCGATGCACTGACACAGGCGGAACTGGTGGCGGTCTGTGATGTGAACGAGGAGGGTCTGCGGGAGGTTTCGGCCCGTTATGGCGTGGCGACGTACACCGACCTGGACAGCATGTTGAGTCGGGATGACATCGACCTGCTGGACATCGCGTCGCCCGATCACCTGCACGCAAGCCACACCATCGCGGCAGCGAAGGCAGGCAAGCATGTGCTGTGCGAGAAGCCCATGGCGCTGAGCCTGGACGATGCCCGGGCGATGAAGGAAGCTGTGGCAGCACAGGGCGTGAAGTTCATGGTGGCTCAGTGCATGCGCTGGTTGCCGGAATGCATAAGCTTCAAGGAGGCTTGCGGTCGTATCGGCCCGGCGGTCTTCGGCGTGTACCATGTCAAGGGCCGGTTCTACTCATATCCCGCCAACAGCCCGTACCGAAAGAAAAACTCCCTTGGGCAGTTCGTCCACAACGGGATGCATTACGTGGACTTCTTGTCGTGGTGCATGGACAGCTTGCCGGCGCGAGTGCATGCCCGCAGCCTCAGCCACTACCCCACCGAAGACCGCCTGGAGACGGACAACTACCTCCTCGCGATGGTGACCATGGAGAGCGGCGCCACGGCGTTGTATGAGCTGAACCTGTTGCTCATCGACCCTCCGGGCTATCCGGGGGAGACGTGGTGGAGTGTGATCGGCACCCAGGGCACCGCGGATTGGGGACGCAAGGGATCGCGCAATCTGGAAATGTTCAGTCGTACGGGCATGAGCCACCCCCGGCCCGGCGTTGCGGGTACTGACCGGGATTCATTCCGGGGCGAAATCGGCCACATGTGCGATTGCATCATACGCGACGAGCCACCGTGCATCCCCATCGACTGGTCGATTCGGGTCCTCGCCACATGCCTGGGCGCGGTGGAATCGGCGGAAACGGGGAACGTGGTGGAGCTGGCGTAG
- the grpE gene encoding nucleotide exchange factor GrpE — translation MTSDKPTRKSIPAPQAAATDLPAEASEPQQAEEQPQEDLPRDRIAELEAQVEAEKDKALRAIAELQNYRRRAQEEAAQRSLYANEGILFDLITVLDHFEMACEAAEANEHTQVVCKGYEMILQQLRDVMSRHGLQIIQAEPGEDFDPNLHEAVEGVPTEESNEGTIVRVLRKGYRLHDRVLRPAQVAVAVRHS, via the coding sequence ATGACCAGCGACAAGCCAACCCGGAAATCAATACCTGCTCCCCAGGCCGCTGCGACCGACCTGCCCGCGGAAGCCTCGGAACCACAGCAAGCCGAAGAGCAGCCGCAAGAGGATCTCCCGCGGGACCGCATAGCCGAACTGGAGGCCCAGGTTGAGGCCGAGAAGGACAAGGCCCTGCGCGCCATTGCGGAGCTTCAGAACTACCGGCGCCGCGCCCAGGAGGAAGCCGCGCAGCGAAGCCTGTATGCTAACGAGGGCATCCTGTTTGACCTGATCACCGTCCTGGACCATTTCGAGATGGCTTGCGAAGCGGCCGAGGCCAACGAACACACCCAGGTCGTCTGCAAGGGTTACGAGATGATCCTTCAGCAACTGCGCGACGTGATGAGCAGGCACGGATTGCAGATCATCCAGGCCGAACCCGGGGAGGACTTCGATCCGAACCTGCACGAAGCGGTAGAAGGCGTTCCAACGGAGGAGTCCAACGAGGGGACCATTGTGCGGGTGTTGCGCAAGGGCTACCGACTGCACGACCGCGTCCTGCGACCGGCGCAGGTTGCCGTGGCTGTGAGGCACTCGTAG
- a CDS encoding 5-formyltetrahydrofolate cyclo-ligase, producing MRSPEDRRKRELRQAILARRRALSPEHIADRSLIITARVLQSWEYQQARTVLLYSSFDSEVLTGDLIAAAMRDRKRVLLPRVNRAKHALDLYYVEDVDTQLAPGVWGIREPVPELCEPGRLEDIECVMAPGIGFDIYGGRLGYGGGYYDRLLNSLTPAQARVAVGLCFELQVVHEVPRGFFDAGVSIICTEANLIDYR from the coding sequence ATGAGGTCCCCCGAAGATCGCAGGAAGAGAGAACTGCGTCAGGCGATCCTGGCAAGACGCAGGGCGCTTTCACCGGAGCACATCGCAGACCGCAGCCTGATCATCACCGCCCGGGTACTGCAGTCGTGGGAGTACCAGCAGGCGCGGACGGTGTTGCTCTATTCCAGTTTCGACAGCGAAGTGCTTACCGGGGACCTGATCGCGGCGGCGATGCGGGATCGCAAGCGGGTACTCCTGCCACGAGTGAACCGCGCCAAGCACGCCCTGGACCTGTACTATGTGGAGGATGTCGACACGCAGCTCGCCCCCGGCGTATGGGGCATCCGCGAGCCGGTGCCGGAACTGTGCGAGCCCGGCAGGCTGGAGGACATCGAGTGCGTCATGGCCCCCGGAATCGGTTTCGACATCTACGGCGGCCGTCTCGGGTATGGCGGCGGTTACTACGACCGCCTGCTCAACTCTCTCACACCAGCCCAGGCACGGGTAGCAGTGGGCCTGTGTTTCGAGTTGCAGGTCGTCCACGAAGTGCCCCGCGGGTTTTTCGACGCTGGCGTGAGCATCATCTGCACCGAGGCGAACCTGATCGACTACCGCTGA
- the folP gene encoding dihydropteroate synthase yields the protein MGILNVTDDSFSGDGLGADSMSAVEQAARFVADGADILDIGGESTRPGSEPVPVQQELDRVVPVITALRAAIDVPLSVDTSKPEVARQALSAGAHIINDINGLRAEGMIEVAAQYGAPVVIMHMQGEPRTMQVAPHYDDVVEDIKAWLAERIEDCVGGGIPEHQIIIDPGFGFGKTVNHNLEMLRRLKEFTVLGRPILMGTSRKSTIGKVLDVPVEERVFGTAATCAVAIHNGANIIRVHDVAQMAQVARMTDAILRGWPRE from the coding sequence ATGGGCATCCTGAACGTCACCGATGACTCCTTCTCGGGCGACGGCCTGGGCGCCGACAGCATGTCCGCCGTGGAGCAGGCCGCGCGCTTCGTGGCCGACGGCGCGGACATCCTGGACATCGGCGGGGAATCCACTCGACCCGGCAGCGAACCGGTCCCTGTCCAGCAGGAACTGGACCGGGTCGTGCCTGTGATCACTGCGCTCCGGGCAGCTATCGATGTGCCTCTGTCCGTGGACACCAGCAAGCCCGAAGTGGCCCGGCAAGCCCTCTCCGCGGGCGCGCACATCATCAACGACATCAACGGCCTGCGGGCCGAAGGGATGATCGAGGTGGCCGCTCAGTACGGCGCCCCGGTGGTCATCATGCACATGCAGGGCGAGCCGCGCACCATGCAGGTCGCGCCGCACTATGACGATGTGGTGGAAGATATCAAAGCATGGCTTGCGGAGCGCATTGAAGACTGCGTCGGGGGGGGAATCCCGGAGCACCAGATCATCATCGACCCAGGCTTCGGGTTCGGCAAGACGGTGAATCACAACCTGGAGATGCTTCGGCGGCTCAAGGAGTTCACTGTTCTCGGCCGGCCAATCCTCATGGGCACCAGCCGGAAGTCCACCATCGGGAAGGTGCTGGACGTGCCCGTGGAGGAGCGCGTTTTCGGCACGGCGGCAACTTGCGCCGTGGCCATCCACAATGGCGCGAATATCATCCGGGTGCATGACGTAGCTCAGATGGCCCAGGTGGCGCGCATGACCGACGCGATCTTGCGGGGGTGGCCGAGGGAATGA
- a CDS encoding Gfo/Idh/MocA family oxidoreductase yields the protein MRVAILGATHWHVDLYYVPALQKAGAEIIAVHDPDAEALQRVCPGLECPRYTDHQALLEAEAPDLVFAHAPHAEMTALADDLIERGQPFHMEKPMGTHWPRVDALAVKAATNRVWTSVALVSRYYGLVEALREALTAGELGKPVHYYHSLFAGSPLRYKDWGVGWMLDPEIAGGGPLWNFGPHVVDLFLYLVDSQVTEVSCWTSHGIYGLEIEDIATIRLTGASGAMGLGEVSYTMPSSYERFFSITTDRLHFGGTKMGCGAILFRDGTERIVEGPDSDTVYEAYVADTLRCFEAGEPARASVADMARVLKVLDAARTSAKTGEPVTVRP from the coding sequence ATGCGAGTCGCCATTCTTGGGGCAACCCACTGGCACGTTGACCTGTACTACGTCCCTGCACTGCAGAAAGCGGGGGCGGAGATCATCGCGGTTCATGACCCGGACGCCGAAGCACTGCAGCGCGTGTGTCCGGGTCTGGAATGCCCCCGTTACACCGACCATCAGGCGCTTCTGGAAGCAGAGGCGCCTGACCTCGTCTTCGCCCACGCTCCTCATGCCGAGATGACCGCGCTTGCCGACGACCTGATTGAGCGCGGTCAGCCCTTCCATATGGAAAAGCCCATGGGCACCCACTGGCCGAGGGTCGATGCGCTCGCGGTGAAGGCCGCCACCAACCGCGTCTGGACCTCGGTGGCCCTGGTCAGCCGCTATTACGGACTGGTGGAGGCCCTGCGAGAGGCCCTGACTGCAGGCGAACTGGGCAAGCCCGTGCACTACTACCACAGCCTGTTCGCCGGGTCGCCTCTGCGCTACAAGGACTGGGGCGTGGGCTGGATGCTGGACCCGGAAATCGCCGGTGGCGGCCCCCTGTGGAACTTCGGGCCCCATGTGGTCGACCTGTTCCTGTACCTCGTGGACAGCCAGGTGACAGAGGTCAGTTGCTGGACCAGCCACGGCATCTACGGGCTGGAGATTGAGGATATCGCGACCATCAGGCTCACCGGGGCTTCGGGCGCCATGGGATTGGGCGAGGTGAGCTACACCATGCCCTCGAGCTACGAGCGGTTCTTCTCCATCACTACCGACCGGCTTCATTTCGGCGGCACGAAGATGGGTTGCGGCGCGATCCTCTTTCGCGACGGGACCGAACGCATCGTCGAAGGTCCCGATTCCGACACCGTCTACGAGGCCTACGTCGCCGACACACTGCGATGCTTCGAGGCCGGGGAACCGGCCCGCGCGTCGGTCGCCGACATGGCCCGGGTGCTCAAGGTACTGGATGCCGCCCGGACATCAGCGAAGACCGGAGAGCCAGTTACGGTACGCCCCTGA